A stretch of DNA from Gammaproteobacteria bacterium:
TAATTGATCAATGATGTGGTGTTCTACTGAGGTGAGTTGCTTCTGCTTTAACTCTTTTTCTACACTCTTCATGTAATTACCGACAGCGCTTTCAGTAAGAAAAGAGGTAAAAGAGAGCACCGCAGGTGCGATGGCAAGATCATAAACATTGATGCCACCACTTTTGACTGCGAGTACAACAGCAGCCGCGTCTGTGGTGATGCGTGTGGCCCGCAGGCTGTTAAGTGCAACAGGGTGATCTTGCAGGTAGAGATAAAGTTTTTCAGCCGCCGCATCTATTTCAGGTTCAAAAGCCGTTAGATGACTTTTAATGGCATGATCAGCCGTTTGAATGATGGCCGATTTTTCTTGTTGTAATTGTTGGGACAGTGCACGGTGCCATTGTGCGCTTTGATCTGTGCCTGACCGCTGCTCCATTAAGTTATTTTGCAGAGCTCTTAGTGTGTGCAGCACCGCTTCATTAATGACGGCTGTTTCATTGTCGGGTGTGTTGTCCGCTGATTTTGACTGACGTTGTTCTTGCCATAGCGAAAATATTTTCCTGCCGGGCCAGGTGACGATCTGCCTGGCCGTGGAGAGTGTGCTGGCGATACCGGGAACTTCAAGCAATGCCAACAGCTGTATAATTGCTTTTTGTAATGTCTCAGAGTAGTGCGGGTTTTGCAGATAATCCCGATTATAAATTTCCAGCGTATCATTCGTTGCTTGTTTGACTTCGCTTTGCCAAATTTTTTCTGCCTTCACTTCCTGGCGAATGGGCGTAAGCCAGCTTTCCCAGTCACGTTGCAGGCTGTTTTTTAATGCGACGGATGATGAAATTTGTGGTGTGTTTGGCAGTGCATCATGAGCCTGTTTTCTAAGGTTTTGGCTGGCATCGGCCAAGAGTAATTCATCTGTCTCTATATATGGCAGTGTGACAACGGCTTCATAATTAATCTGCGCTGTTTCCAGTCGTTTTTTAACCGAAGATACGAGAATATCTGCCGCATCAGGGGAGGTTTTATTGATGCATACGATCAGTGGCCGATTGATTGGTGCAATTAAATCTAATGTTTGCCAGACTGTCTGATCGGCATATTTTTCTTTGCTGACGACTAAAACAATAAGGTCAGCGATGGCGCAGAGTTGCGGTACGGTGGTGCGATATTCACGCGAGCTGACGGAATCAAAATCAGGTGTATCCCAAATAATAGAGGGTTGGTTTGAAAAAACAGTTTCGGATGCTATTTGAACTAATGAGTAGCTGTCGAGTTGCTGGTTGCTAAGTTGCTCGGGAGGTAAACATTTCCAGTTGGGAAAGAGTTTGCCAATTGATGAGCTAATGGCTTCAGTGAGGTGCTCTGTTGTGAAACCCTGAGCATGACGAGTAAAGCCCGCGAGAGGGTTGGCTTTTGCAGCCTCTATACCGGCCAAAAGATTAACAACCGTGCTTTTGCCTGATTGGGTCGGGCCAATCACAGCCACTTGCAGAGGCAGTGGTTTGAGTTGTGGCCGCAATAGACTGTGTCGGAGTAGAGCATCTGCATAGGCGAGTGATTGTATCGACAAGCCTGTGATCTCTTTATTGTTATTACCGCTTTGCAACACATATGGGTGACGTGCTTTCAGTTTTAAAATGAAATGATAGAGTGCTTCTGTTTGCATGAATTAAAGTATGACGCATATTGTGGCAGTTAGGCAATTATCATACGAATTCAGGATTTGAAAATCGACGATTCATCAGGTATAGGCACTTTCAGGATTTGGGGTATAATAAAGGTTGTACGTTTTATATACTGAAAGTTTAACCAGACCTCATGAGCCTCGACTACCAATCTCTCGATACCTTACGCCAAAACCATCCTGCATGGCGTTTGTTGGCAAGTCCTCATGCCCCCTTAATTGCCAGTTTTTTGCAAACGGCCTATATTGCACCTAATGTTCGTGTGCTTGCTCAAGCCGATTTAACCGAAGCGTTGGAAGATGAGCTGTTTGCCATCAGAGAATTACAAGGTCCCGACAGTTTTCCTAAATCGGCAGCGGATTATTTGAATGACTGGGCAGCGCCAGAAAAAGGATGGCTGAGAAAGTTTTATCGTCAGGATTCCGATGAGGTTCAGTTTGACCTGACACCTGCCACAGAAAAAGCCATTGGCTGGCTGGAGTCTTTAAACGAGCGCAGTTTTGTTGGCACCGAATCGCGCCTTTTAACGCTTTTTGATTTACTCAAACAACTTCAAAAAGGTAGCACCGATGACCCCGAGGCGCGTTTGCAAGAATTGCAAAAACGCCGTGATGAAATTGACCGTGAAATCGCCCAAGTCAAACAAGGCAATATTGCATTGCTTGACGATACGGCTTTGCGAGATCGTTTTATGCAGTTCACCCAGCAAGCCAAAGAGTTGCTTTCTGACTTTAGAGAAGTTGAGCACAACTTTCGTGGGCTAGATCGCAGTGTGCGCGAACGCATTGCGCAATGGCAGGGAGACAAGGGAGAATTGCTGGAAGAAATCATGGGCGAACGTGATGCTATTGCCGGTTCTGACCAAGGCAATAGCTTTCGTGCCTTCTGGGATTTTTTAATGTCACCCACACGGCAAGAGGAATTTAGCGAACTGCTCGAACAAGTCCTGATACTGCCAGCCATCACCCAGCTTAAACCGGATTCTCGTACCCGCCGGATTCACTATGACTGGCTGGAAGCTGGCGAACATACTCAGCGCACGGTTGCCCGCTTGTCACAGCAACTCAGGCGTTTTCTGGATGATCAGGCGTGGCTGGAAAATCGGCGCATCATGAACATTCTGCAAGGTATCGAAAGCAAAACATTAAGCTTACGCGAATCACTTTTTTCAACTCAGATCGGCAATGAATTTATGTTTATTGATTCAGGCTCAGCGACCATCGACATTCCCATGGAGCGTCCGCTTTATACGCCACCGTTAAAAACCCGCATCGCCAATATTCGCCTTGAAAGCGGTGATGAAAAACTCGATTCCAGTATACTATTTTCTCAAATTGTTATTAACAAAGCCGCCATTGCTGGGCATATTCGGCAATCACTGCAACTCAAATCTCAAATATCTTTAACCGATCTCTGTCTTTCACGCCCAATAAAACAGGGCTTGGCAGAGTTAGTTGCTTATCTTGAATTGGCGGGCGATGATTCCGATCACAATCGATTCAAGTTTATTGTTGATGAGTCTATTGAAGATAAAATCAGCTGGCAAACAGCGGATGACAGTGACATTTCAACAACGCACTGCGCACGTTTACCTCGCGTTATTTTTTTAAGGTAGTTTGCTATGAACACCGCAACAGACGTTAACACTGAAAACACAACTCACCCCGACACTGCCGACTTGTCCGTGTTGTTAATCGCACTTTTAAAAGGTGTCATTTACCAAGACACAGACTCGGCTCGCTGGAAACAATTACTTAGCCTTCAAGCTCGTGTTCGTGATTATGCCGTGGTGCTGGGCTTGGAATTGATTTTGGATGAGTCAGAGGGCTATGCGTTTTTCCGCTCTCGAAAAAATGAGATTAATGACACAGATGACAACCCAATAGAAAAAACCGTTCCACGCTTAATTGCGCGGCGGCCATTGTCTTTTCCCGTTAGCCTGTTGCTCGCCTTGTTACGAAAAAAACTAGCCGAATTTGATGCCAGTGGTGGTGAAACCCGATTGATTTTATCTCGCGACGACATCATCGATTTAATGCGCATATTTTTACCAGACAGCAGCAATGATGCAAAACTCGTGGACAAGATAGATCAACACATTAACAAGGTTGTTGACTTGGGATTTTTACGTCGACTGAAACAAAACTCGTCCGTTCAATTAAAACATTACGAAGTACGGCGCATATTAAAAGCCTTTGTCGATGCCCAGTGGCTGGCAGATTTTGATTTAAAACTCGAACAGTACAAACAACAACTCATTGAGAAAAATGATGCCTAGTAAAGTTACTATAGATAGCCCAGGATTTAATTTTGTCGATGATGATACCTTGTCGGGCTTTCGTTTAAAACGTCTGGAGGTTTTTAACTGGGGCACCTTTGATCAACGTGTCTGGTCAATGAATCTTAATGGTAAAAATAGCCTGTTAACCGGCGACATCGGCTCTGGTAAATCCACATTGGTGGATGCCGTAACCACCCTGTTAGTCCCCGCTAATCGCGTCGCCTATAACAAAGCTGCCGGCGCTGACCATAAAGAACGTTCACTGAAATCTTATGTGCTCGGTTATTACAAATCTGAACGCAATGATAACTCAAGTAAAGCCAAACCTGTTGCCTTGCGCGATCATAATAATTATTCGGTTATC
This window harbors:
- a CDS encoding 50S ribosome-binding GTPase encodes the protein MQTEALYHFILKLKARHPYVLQSGNNNKEITGLSIQSLAYADALLRHSLLRPQLKPLPLQVAVIGPTQSGKSTVVNLLAGIEAAKANPLAGFTRHAQGFTTEHLTEAISSSIGKLFPNWKCLPPEQLSNQQLDSYSLVQIASETVFSNQPSIIWDTPDFDSVSSREYRTTVPQLCAIADLIVLVVSKEKYADQTVWQTLDLIAPINRPLIVCINKTSPDAADILVSSVKKRLETAQINYEAVVTLPYIETDELLLADASQNLRKQAHDALPNTPQISSSVALKNSLQRDWESWLTPIRQEVKAEKIWQSEVKQATNDTLEIYNRDYLQNPHYSETLQKAIIQLLALLEVPGIASTLSTARQIVTWPGRKIFSLWQEQRQSKSADNTPDNETAVINEAVLHTLRALQNNLMEQRSGTDQSAQWHRALSQQLQQEKSAIIQTADHAIKSHLTAFEPEIDAAAEKLYLYLQDHPVALNSLRATRITTDAAAVVLAVKSGGINVYDLAIAPAVLSFTSFLTESAVGNYMKSVEKELKQKQLTSVEHHIIDQLLNPKFIELTTNMPNDGLYQFSAEELEKAEQAMEQLAQ
- a CDS encoding DUF3375 domain-containing protein, giving the protein MSLDYQSLDTLRQNHPAWRLLASPHAPLIASFLQTAYIAPNVRVLAQADLTEALEDELFAIRELQGPDSFPKSAADYLNDWAAPEKGWLRKFYRQDSDEVQFDLTPATEKAIGWLESLNERSFVGTESRLLTLFDLLKQLQKGSTDDPEARLQELQKRRDEIDREIAQVKQGNIALLDDTALRDRFMQFTQQAKELLSDFREVEHNFRGLDRSVRERIAQWQGDKGELLEEIMGERDAIAGSDQGNSFRAFWDFLMSPTRQEEFSELLEQVLILPAITQLKPDSRTRRIHYDWLEAGEHTQRTVARLSQQLRRFLDDQAWLENRRIMNILQGIESKTLSLRESLFSTQIGNEFMFIDSGSATIDIPMERPLYTPPLKTRIANIRLESGDEKLDSSILFSQIVINKAAIAGHIRQSLQLKSQISLTDLCLSRPIKQGLAELVAYLELAGDDSDHNRFKFIVDESIEDKISWQTADDSDISTTHCARLPRVIFLR
- a CDS encoding DUF4194 domain-containing protein translates to MNTATDVNTENTTHPDTADLSVLLIALLKGVIYQDTDSARWKQLLSLQARVRDYAVVLGLELILDESEGYAFFRSRKNEINDTDDNPIEKTVPRLIARRPLSFPVSLLLALLRKKLAEFDASGGETRLILSRDDIIDLMRIFLPDSSNDAKLVDKIDQHINKVVDLGFLRRLKQNSSVQLKHYEVRRILKAFVDAQWLADFDLKLEQYKQQLIEKNDA